Below is a window of Malus domestica chromosome 13, GDT2T_hap1 DNA.
ctcctcttctgcttgcagcagcaattcatccatgttcgggctgtgtttggatggttctgggacagcttcatccttcatgtcaccttccaaagtgatagcatcgtggatttcaaaatcttccttcgaattttcaacagttgagctggagagttcactttgctcttgaatttgtaccatgaattccataatatctcccatttgactcatcaatttatccaacttcttgtcttgattttgttggtcttgcgtcaaagaggttagtacttgaagaatttgatcactatccatggacatacttgaatttgattggatttgttgtggggtatgcggtggtggctgcataggcgttaaataaaactcctcagattgctgccaatatccatcttgttgaaattgttgaggttcatcccacatataatctAAATTACCTCTCCAAtacgaattgtaagcgttggaaaacatgttgccccttaattggttatggccttgatatccccaaacatcttcattgacagaaaattgaggactttgatatccttgcccatagggcacatcaagtgtagggacacttggcattgtggtccgttcggcattatgagtcaattgagcagtgagctgtgccaattgagcttgaatggtcgcaagtgccatgtctcgctccatttgtacctaaaatcaaagaaagaaaaataaatcaaatatcaaaagtaaaatacacaaacaccaatataaacataaacaaaaacaaaaataaagggattagcaaagttgctaatccccggcaacggcgccaaaatttgatgtgagaattacttgacacacaaattaaaccctctttttgacaattgtagtatagatgtaagtagggtatcattctaggccggggattaggagggattgctaatctattctaaattaatttaaaaatattaaacaagactcaaggacacaaaactaggctaaaaactctaataactcgaaacacacttagaatgactcaaaataatgaaaacaatcaaattagacactaggaactgaaatggatggaaattgaattaaaagactagcaacaatgaaaactaactaaataatataatttaataatggggggggagggtttggttttgacgagaagtaaaataaacttaaataaattacagaattgacaaaagcatgaattaaggtgaaaggataggtgacggactagctagagggttcttctccacacatgacacatatgcaacctaaattgattttcagttgttctttcaataaattgtaaatctcaacgccccaaattaaccgtgaattgcactaattaaccctcagtttttccacaagttattgggttggatgattgcatacgacaacccaaaacattccctacaagttccctacatgaattgcataatagagatacaagcaagaatcattaagttctatgaaaaacataagcattgacgaggcactcgttactatgatttgcatgaaacttatgccaagaatttacttaatgtgattgtgactagcaaccttcactacttgtgaatataagttcataacgattaggtgaaattcacttatattctagcatcaaattcatgcatgttgtttgtaccatacttgaccaatcccgaaactaccgagcaccggccaacgctatactgtcaaggacccagaagagttcccctccgaccaggaggccaatcactactcgacacgtgtcaagattagaagccaatcagagcgcagcacgtgtcgacatcaagaaccaatcataacatgacacatgtcaatgtgacaaagctacaagtttttctataaataggggtcattcccccacaatattgcctaatgccatttgtgttaaatcattcacaagaactcactaaattgagagcttgatcccttgtacttgtgtaagcccttcactactaataagaactcctctactccgtggacgtagccaatctgggtgaaccacgtacatcctgtgtttgcttctctgtctctattcatttacgtacttatcctcactagtgaccgaagcaaccaagcgaaggtcacaaaacctgacactttctgttgtaccaaagtcttcgctgattttgtgcatcaacatttggcgccgtctgtgggaagcgacacttattcctactctcttcagctgtgtcaagctggtttctatcatttgtacactttcttttgatcaggcatccctctccaacatgggaagcgaaggaagccacagcacacagaatgacaccccccttgcacatagtgcgaaacaacgaaagaaggaaggaaaacgagttcttcttcaagctaaagtcgatgagttggaagctcagaacaacaagataacaatgaggaatgaggtcctccaggagcaatatgagaagctcttcgagacactccacgaagctaggcaagctcagacacgcgagcttgttgcccccgtggaagtcaaccatcaactgggtgccctccaacatggagggtcacatgcattcgacatagatatccctgatagggaacagattacccctcgacttgataatcaacatgaggcttctcttaacccagttgcttcgacccaaaccatgagaagtggagggagacacctctttgctgaaggggcagaaggatcgaaagccgtctttcgcgattgtcgggatttcctgaagcaacgtcgagagaattccatccatataagttcaaagattaatgacccaaggatttctgagagactcggtcccctgccacggcccaagccggccaccaatttggggaaggggcaacaagtcctagagagacatgagggtacaggggactcagaggtgttccgacagacataccctggaagccaatacagcgagtccagggaaaaatcacatgcccttgatcaaaccttcctaattccaagaggagatggagatttacgaaagaaagctccagtggcacataactccgctgaggacccccttgtcctacaacttcttgaggaagtaaacaagttgaaggctgaacgtcaggctgaaatacctgactggaaccaacccaggcctggccctcttacaaggaggatcctcaacacccccttcaagcaaagacaaagcagaagcttggcttgcaactttatactggaaaagaggacccgattgagcaccttaacctctttgagtccaccatggcataccggatgcacaccgacgacgagcgatgtcttctcttcccctccaccctctctggtggagctctaaattggtattgtcgtcttacacctgagacggtagactcatttgaggaattgaggaaactatttgtttcccaacacattttccaaaccgatcgcttgcactctgcagatgacttgtacactatccgccagaagccagacgagtcattacgtatgtatgctggccgcttcagccatgaatactcccggtgtgccgaggcagacgacaagactgccctcaaagccttcacggcaggcctacgtgattgtttctttaaatacatgatcaatgccaatacttggaagacttactctgaggtaatggcgcaggcttataaccatgcctccgccgaggcaaagacatatcaggagaaaccccctacaaccatcctttatcaacaagtgggaggtggaagccagactcacctaaatgagaagacctcgatttcccaaacagcagtggcacctctccatgccttgcataatgcttcaccgaatcaacagacatatcaatttcaaggcaagaggaaggatttccatcctcaccactctcctttcagtaaaaagagtaagggacactatcccgataaccaagggtatcgccacaataacgctcgcccccaggcagtcaatgcagtgggtcaaacccgcgtcaagataccccctaccccaaggtatgagacatacacgcccttgaatgccacatgcgcggccatttaccccagcatagctcacctgataccaaagccaaagccgaggcacccagattacacgcccccgaataacgcgagcatgttttgttgctaccatgagcataacggccatgatagcgagaaatgtatcatcctccgtgatcgtattgaagctttggcacgagaaggaaaaattgatcaattccttcttcaccctcaaagggataaccgtaaccaacgccaggtgaatgtcatatattccataagcggcggcacacccatatctgaatcttccaatagggccatgaaaagcagtgaacgaactttgagacctggccatcaagtgtttcacgtggaagacatcagaggaggcaagtatcaaaagcctaactgggatctaatatgtttctaccctgaggaagaaagaggtataatctaccctcacaatgacccgctgatcgtggaagctcacatagcaaattttgatgtgaaacgaatcctgatagacacaggtgcttcagtcaatatcatgtttgctgaagctttcaaggcacttaatgtagctgaacacttgctagatcgctcgatttctcctctgataagcttctctggcgatatcgtgcaacctttagggagtatacacttacccttcaccattggtacaggcccctacacagctactattaccactaacttcttagtggtcaattgcccgacggcatacaatgtcatctttgggcgcacaggcatcaatgatctcaaggctatggtatccacgcatatgctgttgatgaaatttccaaccccccatggcaacggctacatcagaggagatcagcttagtgcacgatcatgttacaacacttcagtcaaacaacaacacctgtctgtccccaaggagactctctctatacataaccaagtcgtaaagaccagcctagatgaagcgaacttggatcttcctgatagcaacagtcaacccgacgaccctcgagatgactccttcacccagcaagcacaacccgctgaagagttagagaatgtctctatctccaaagaccatccagaccgcatggtgaagattggcactactttgtcaccaccccttcggttgtcgctgatctcctttttgcaagagaacgccgaggtcttcgcttggtcatataaagatatgccgggcatctctcccgatatcatctgtcaccacttgagtattgatcccaagaccaaaccagtaaaacagaggcgaagatcttatgatgttgagcgatacgaggcgatgaaagcagaagttgaaaaactcaaggacataggcttcgtccgtgaagtcaattacccaacatgggtagcaaatgttgtccttgttaagaaaaatccgaccaaggaaagtctcctgcttcaaaaggtcttgtggagaatgtgtgtcgactacaccgacctaaacaaaggatgcccgaaggatagtttccctcttcctctcattgatagacttatagactctacggcagggtgtgagctcttgagcttcatggacgcttattcaggatacaaccaaatcctcatgaacccctcagaccaagaacatacggctttcactactgacaggggactgtATTGCTATaaggtcatgcctttcggcctaaagaatgcaggagcaacttatcagagactggtcaattcaatgttcgccgaacagattgggaaaatcatggaagtttacgttgatgatatgctagtcaagagcaaacatgctgaccaacacatcaccaacctatctgaaactttcaccattctaaagaggtatcgaatgaggttgaaccccaacaaatgtgccttcggcgtgggctctggcaaattcttaggcttcatgattagccaacgaggcattgaagctaaccctgaaaagatcaaagcaatcctcgacatgaaagagccaataacttcaaaagacatccaaagccttactggcaaggtggcagccttaaccagattcatctctaaggccacagacagatgtgctcctttcttcaaagcactcaagggaaataagaagtacattacatggacggaggaatgtgccaaggcattcaggaatctcaaagagtacatgagtaaagcccctctgctctccaaaccagaagttggtaacactctcatcatctatctatcggtttcggcttcagcagtcagttctgtccttattcgaatggacagtgatgtcgaacggcccgtctactacgctagcaaggccctacaagatgcggagacacgatactccaacattgagaaattagctctagcattggtcatgtctgctcggaaacttcgcccttatttccaagcacacgccatcatcgtgcttaccaatcaccctcttcgacagatactccagagtcctgacacgtctggacgaatgatcaaatgggcgatagcattgggtgagtttgacatctcctaccaaccaaaaccagctgaaaaaggtcaagcagtagcagatttcatagccgacttcacatatcctgttgacattgcttctacacctgaagcagtagcttcattaccatcggaagctcagaaagtagaatcaacgacctcagcatggagtttgtatgttgatggctcatccaaccaacagggctgtggagcgggactagtcttgactacgcccgacaaagtagcaatggagtatgctcttcgtttcaaattcaaggcatcaaacaatgaggccgagtatgaagcccttctagcaggattacgtttggccaaacacctcggggttaaacaaattgatattttcagtgactcccaattagtggtcaaccaggttaccaacaactttgatgctaaggacagctccatggcagcatatcttgcgcaaacacaacttttgctcaagcatttccactaccagatcacccaagttcctcgagcggcaaacagtcatgcagacgccctggctcgcctcgcctcagctgtggaagacaagattggaagaaaaattcatgtcgaactattggcaacaccaagcaccatggccgcagaagtatgcaacttacaacagggggatagttggatcaccccgatctataatttccttgctcatggcaccctcccaaatgataaagtccaggctaagcaaattcgatacaagtctacccgctacctgatcatcaatgatcaactctataagcgaggttttagcctgccatacttaaggtgtcttacgcctgccgaggcggaaatcgtccttcgggaaatacatgagggagtctgtggagatcatgctggatctcggtccctagcacacaagacttttcgccaaggatattactggccaacactccaccaggatgccatcaaagtatcccgctcatgtgacaaatgtcaacgatatgcaactattcctcattcccctccagagcctcttactcctatgatcagcccttggcccttcgcccagtggggacttgatttgatcggcccaatgccggcagggaagggcaaagtctgttacgcagtcgttgcagtggactacttcacaaagtgggccgaagtagaacccttggcaaccattactgaggcaaagatagaagacttcgtgtggaagaacatcctttgtagattcggcattcccaatgtgatagtcactgacaatgggcgacagtttgacaacaagaagttcaggttgttctgctctaagttcaacatcaacttatgctttgcctctccagcttatccccagtctaatggacaagttgaggccatcaacaaaataatcaagcgcactttgaaaaccagcttggacaaagctaaaggctgttggccagaatttgtaccccaagttctttggtcatatcgcacttcatatcggacttcaacaggagaaactccattctcacttgcctttggcacagaggcggttgtccctgttgagctcgagcaagcaacattccgagtccagaactacattcaaagtgaaaatgacaaacaactcaccctcaacttggatttagtcgaggaacacagaaaccaagctcactgaggaatgtcgcctacaagcagcgcatctccaactattatgactctagggtcaagcctcgttctttcaaaataggagactgggtcttaaagaaaagattactctgcgacagagtcccgagtgaaggcacacttagtccaaactgggatggaccgtatgaagttaTTGGCATCAGttgccctggctcttacacacttagaagctccgatggcaagacccttggccatccatggaacgctgatcacttgaagtactactacaaataaactcacgatgtacaagtgttgagctatagccgttcggcatcctatgtaatgaaggccatttggcaatgaattcaataaagaggtaatttagccaactcagccctcactcttttacattcctagcaatggaacactcaagtgttgaaacctcaaagcagatatatccaacacgaaacaaaatctaagtatgtatcgacaagactatacaaagaaaggaacaaccaaacaagggcttatatccaaacaatagatctattcatacatagccaaacatgcattaataatagtgcaaacactcataaacaccgaaaatccaaaactctcaagcttataacatgggcacatgttatacacacatcagactactacatccagaatacatgcagatagtaaagacactgctattcattctcatctgaagccgaccccctggcagtatcactccgcgtcctaccatcatcctctgcatccccaagaccctcttcaccatgctgagtctgtgcatcagcactaccttcattatcagactcatcttcgctgctaggatcaacagcaaggacaaatgtctcgccctttcgatgatgctcatctatatcttcgtggtattttcgaagaatgctcccatcatcataacgatcaaggacggccatccatttccttttttcaaagcgagcttcttgagcacagtggggtttaatagcaagatgaaaggtcgaagaacttaagtattcttgcacagcagcctccctttcagttggaatgctcttctccagttcagaaatctcaactaaggcaccatccaattctcccctaaccttggatacctccaaggtagccacctccaactgttttttagttgcctcaaacaatttcttaagccttaggttctcaccatttcgccttttcaagctctccatggtttcgtccttcagttggagagcctgagtcaaaagtcccttattccttcgggcctcgtccacaagctgcttattctccttcagttttgccttgtaccgctcaacctcttgcagtctgtcgtgatactcggccatgacctgcatggcaagacgattatcactacctaaataatgataataaagaggaaaaagtaaggaaatgacaaagtaacactcacatatgaagacagcttcaacatccggtcacaatccgattcatccttagctaagggctctccgagctcatcgaaggcgaatcgacgccctgccaagcaattgttgatatccccaaaatcctttggccgcgtggcaaccctcaagtccttccac
It encodes the following:
- the LOC139191005 gene encoding uncharacterized protein gives rise to the protein MEHTVQESDPGSRHEGKGKERAGSVPWKDLRVATRPKDFGDINNCLAGRRFAFDELGEPLAKDESDCDRMLKLSSYVMAEYHDRLQEVERYKAKLKENKQLVDEARRNKGLLTQALQLKDETMESLKRRNGENLRLKKLFEATKKQLEVATLEVSKVRGELDGALVEISELEKSIPTEREAAVQEYLSSSTFHLAIKPHCAQEARFEKRKWMAVLDRYDDGSILRKYHEDIDEHHRKGETFVLAVDPSSEDESDNEGSADAQTQHGEEGLGDAEDDGRTVPWMAKGLAIGASKCVRARATDANNFIRSIPVWTKCAFTRDSVAE